The following proteins are encoded in a genomic region of Drosophila miranda strain MSH22 chromosome 4, D.miranda_PacBio2.1, whole genome shotgun sequence:
- the LOC108161257 gene encoding dynein light chain roadblock-type 2, with amino-acid sequence MSDVEVTFDRLLKLPGVMGAILVNGEGVAVRTSMDSTSSSIFAGKIRPMVKMARSLVREVEPTDDLTYLRMRTLKSEILVAAENEHMIILVQDTNILDEARRNSSSSSKKSA; translated from the coding sequence ATGTCAGACGTTGAGGTAACGTTCGATCGCCTGTTGAAACTGCCGGGCGTCATGGGGGCTATACTGGTCAATGGCGAAGGTGTAGCGGTTCGCACATCCATGGATTCTACGTCTAGCAGCATATTTGCAGGAAAAATTCGACCGATGGTGAAGATGGCACGGTCGCTGGTGCGCGAGGTCGAACCTACGGATGACCTTACGTATCTGCGGATGCGAACCCTCAAGAGTGAGATTCTGGTAGCCGCTGAGAACGAGCACATGATCATACTCGTACAGGATACGAATATTTTGGATGAGGCGCGTAGGAATAGCTCATCGTCGTCCAAGAAGAGTGCATGA
- the LOC108163643 gene encoding probable multidrug resistance-associated protein lethal(2)03659, whose translation MQANKLPTNPRESAGILSSLMFCYALPILFKGRKKTLQPTDLYNPLEEHKAESLGDRFFRAWEDEVEACRRKDSRREPSVLRVVFRVFRWELLRSAVLIGALELGTRATVPLILAGLISEFSKHGEGSSLAAQLYAVALILCVLSCVLLTHPYMMGMMHLAMKMRVAVSCAIYRKALRLSRTAMGDTTIGQVVNLLSNDLNRFDRALIHLHFLWLAPVELMIAAYFLYQQIGPASFLGIGILVLYLPLQTYLSKVTSMLRMQTALRTDQRVRMMNEIISGIQVIKMYTWERPFGRLIEQLRRSEMSSIRQVNLLRGVLLSFEITLGRIAIFVSLMGFVLMGGELTAERAFCVTAFYNILRRTVAKFFPSGMSQFSELLVSLRRIKAFMLRDEPNVDHMPYQVEEEPAESQHLLTEKEQNSDQIGDGYKPDVLVDIKDLRARWSPEPHEPVLDNINMTLRRRQLVAVIGPVGAGKSSLIQAILGELSPEAGGVHVHGRFSYASQEPWLFNASVRDNILFGLPMDKQRYRTVVKKCALERDLELLHGDGTIVGERGASLSGGQRARISLARAVYRKADVYLLDDPLSAVDTHVGRHLFDECMRGFLRHKLVILVTHQLQFLEQADLIVIMDKGKITAIGSYAEMLQSGQDFAQLLAESTQNEESGAGDAEKNKSLSRQSSTQSTGSASSQDSLMPQENDKPKPSSVQVQESRSGGTIGLAMYKKYFAAGCGLLTFALLVVLCAGTQLLASGGDYFLSFWVKNNATSSSSLDIYYFAAINVSLVIFAMLRTLLFFSMTMHSSTELHNTMFRGVSRTALYFFHTNPSGRILNRFAMDLGQVDEILPAVMLDCIQIFLTLTGIICVLCLTNPWYLVNTIAMVLAFYYWREFYLKTSRDVKRLEAVARSPMYSHFSATLNGLPTIRAMGAQRTLIREYDNYQDLHSSGYYTFISTSRAFGYYLDLFCVAYVVSVILNSFFNPPVGNPGQIGLAITQALGMTGMVQWGMRQSAELENSMTSVERVLEYKNLDAEGDFSSTNDKQPPKSWPEEGQVVAKDLSLRYAPDPEADTVLKSLNFVIQPREKVGIVGRTGAGKSSLINALFRLSYNDGSILIDKRNTNEMGLHDLRSKISIIPQEPVLFSGTMRYNLDPFEQYPDDKLWQALEEVHLKEEISELPTGLQSSISEGGTNFSVGQRQLVCLARAILRENRILVMDEATANVDPQTDGLIQTTIRNKFKDCTVLTIAHRLNTIMDSDKVMVLDAGRVVEFGSPYKLLTESESKVFHGMVMQTGKSSFEHLLKVAQDAQKSIV comes from the exons ATGCAGGCCAACAAGTTGCCAACCAATCCCCGCGAGTCGGCAGGTATTTTGTCCTCGCTAATGTTCTG CTATGCTCTCCCCATACTGTTCAAGGGGCGGAAAAAGACCCTACAGCCAACGGATCTGTACAATCCACTCGAAGAGCATAAAGCAGAAAGCCTGGGCGATCGCTTCTTTCGAGCCTGGGAGGATGAAGTGGAGGCATGTCGCCGCAAGGACTCGCGCCGGGAGCCCAGTGTCCTGCGGGTCGTTTTCCGCGTCTTTCGCTGGGAACTCTTGCGTTCTGCCGTGTTGATTGGCGCTCTAGAGCTGGGCACGAG GGCCACTGTTCCTCTGATCCTGGCTGGACTTATATCCGAGTTTAGCAAGCATGGCGAAGGCAGCAGCTTAGCCGCACAGCTCTATGCTGTCGCTTTGATCCTGTGTGTGCTGTCCTGCGTGCTCCTCACGCATCCCTATATGATGGGAATGATG CATCTGGCCATGAAGATGAGGGTGGCCGTCAGTTGTGCCATCTACCGTAAAGCTCTCCGCCTTAGCCGCACTGCCATGGGCGATACCACTATCGGTCAGGTGGTCAATCTGTTGTCCAACGATCTGAATCGCTTCGATCGCGCCCTCATCCATTTGCACTTCCTGTGGCTGGCTCCGGTGGAGCTGATGATTGCCGCCTACTTTCTGTATCAGCAAATCGGACCGGCCTCCTTCTTGGGCATTGGCATCCTGGTGCTCTACTTGCCCCTGCAAACGTATCTGAGCAAAGTCACCTCCATGCTGCGCATGCAGACCGCCCTGCGGACGGACCAGCGTGTGCGAATGATGAACGAGATCATTTCGGGGATACAGGTGATCAAGATGTACACCTGGGAGCGGCCGTTCGGCAGGCTTATCGAACAGTTGCGCCGCAGCGAGATGAGCTCCATTCGTCAGGTGAATTTGCTACGTGGCGTTCTGCTGTCCTTTGAGATCACCCTGGGACGCATTGCCATCTTTGTCAGCCTCATGGGGTTTGTCCTTATGGGAGGTGAACTCACAGCGGAGCGAGCCTTCTGTGTGACGGCATTCTACAACATTCTGAGGCGGACAGTGGCCAAGTTCTTCCCCTCTGGAATGTCACAGTTTTCCGAACTATTGGTCTCGCTGCGCCGCATCAAGGCCTTTATGCTGCGCGACGAGCCCAATGTGGATCATATGCCGTATCAAGTGGAAGAAGAACCCGCCGAAAGCCAACATTTGCTCACGGAGAAGGAGCAGAATTCCGATCAAATCGGAGATGGATATAAGCCCGATGTTCTGGTGGATATCAAGGATTTGAGAGCACGCTGGAGTCCAGAGCCCCATGAGCCAGTCCTGGACAACATCAACATGACACTGAGACGCCGGCAATTGGTGGCCGTCATAGGACCAGTGGGTGCTGGCAAATCCAGCCTCATCCAAGCCATTCTAGGAGAACTGTCTCCAGAAGCGGGAGGTGTCCATGTGCATGGCAGATTCTCTTATGCCTCCCAAGAGCCGTGGCTATTCAACGCGTCCGTACGGGACAATATTTTGTTCGGTTTGCCCATGGATAAGCAACGCTACCGCACGGTTGTGAAGAAGTGCGCCCTGGAGCGAGACCTGGAGCTGCTGCATGGCGATGGAACGATTGTGGGCGAGCGTGGAGCATCGCTGTCGGGTGGCCAGAGGGCGAGGATCAGCCTGGCCAGGGCTGTGTATCGCAAGGCGGATGTATACCTTCTGGACGATCCTCTCAGCGCTGTGGACACCCATGTGGGTCGGCATCTGTTCGATGAATGCATGCGGGGATTCCTGCGCCACAAACTAGTAATTCTGGTCACCCATCAGCTGCAGTTCCTGGAGCAGGCCGATCTGATTGTGATCATGGACAAAGGAAAAATCACGGCCATCGGTAGCTATGCGGAAATGCTACAGAGTGGCCAGGATTTTGCTCAACTCTTGGCAGAGAGCACCCAAAATGAGGAGAGCGGAGCTGGCGATGCGGAAAAAAATAAGTCACTCTCCCGCCAGAGCAGCACTCAAAGCACGGGCAGTGCCTCCTCCCAGGATTCGTTGATGCCACAGGAAAATGATAAACCGAAGCCGAGTTCGGTGCAGGTGCAGGAGTCGCGAAGTGGCGGCACGATCGGTCTGGCAATGTACAAGAAATATTTTGCAGCGGGCTGCGGGCTGCTAACGTTTGCCCTGCTGGTAGTCCTGTGCGCTGGCACACAACTCCTTGCCTCTGGCGGGGATTACTTTCTGTCCTTTTG GGTAAAGAACAATGCCACGTCTTCTTCTTCGTTGGACATTTACTATTTTGCTGCCATTAACGTTTCGCTGGTGATTTTTGCTATGCTGCGCACGCTGCTGTTCTTCAGCATGACCATGCACTCGTCCACAGAGCTCCACAACACCATGTTCCGGGGTGTGTCGCGCACGGCATTGTATTTCTTTCACACAAATCCCTCCGGAAGGATCCTCAACCGGTTCGCCATGGACCTTGGGCAGGTGGATGAAATATTGCCCGCCGTAATGCTGGACTGCATTCAGATATTTTTAACGCTGACGGGCATCATCTGTGTGCTGTGCCTCACCAATCCCTGGTACCTAGTCAACACCATCGCCATGGTGCTAGCTTTCTACTATTGGCGGGAGTTCTACCTCAAGACGTCGCGAGATGTAAAGCGCCTTGAGGCGGTGGCACGCTCGCCCATGTACTCGCACTTTAGTGCCACGCTCAACGGCCTGCCCACGATCCGGGCCATGGGCGCCCAAAGGACACTGATTCGGGAATACGACAACTATCAGGATCTGCACAGCTCCGGCTACTACACGTTCATCTCGACCAGTCGTGCCTTTGGCTACTACTTGGATCTGTTCTGCGTGGCCTATGTGGTTTCGGTGATTCTGAATAGTTTCTTCAATCCGCCAGTCGGCAATCCCGGCCAGATTGGCCTGGCCATCACCCAGGCCTTGGGCATGACGGGAATGGTTCAGTGGGGCATGCGACAGTCGGCCGAGCTGGAAAATTCAATGACATCGGTGGAGCGTGTCCTCGAGTATAAGAATTTGGACGCAGAAGGCGATTTCTCATCGACAAATGACAAACAGCCTCCTAAGAGTTGGCCAGAAGAGGGTCAAGTGGTGGCCAAGGATTTGAGTCTGAGATATGCGCCCGATCCCGAAGCGGATACCGTGCTCAAGTCTCTGAATTTTGTCATCCAACCGCGTGAAAAGGTGGGCATCGTCGGACGCACGGGAGCGGGAAAGTCCTCCCTGATCAATGCCCTGTTCCGACTGTCCTACAACGACGGATCCATTCTGATCGATAAGCGAAACACGAATGAGATGGGTTTGCACGATCTGCGCAGCAAGATCTCAATCATTCCACAGGAACCGGTGCTATTCTCAGGAACAATGCGCTACAATTTGGATCCCTTTGAGCAGTACCCTGATGATAAGCTGTGGCAGGCCTTGGAAGAG GTGCATCTCAAAGAGGAAATCTCCGAGCTGCCGACGGGCTTACAGAGTAGCATCTCCGAAGGGGGAACAAACTTCAGCGTGGGTCAGCGTCAGTTGGTGTGCCTAGCCCGTGCCATTCTGCGCGAGAATCGCATTCTGGTAATGGACGAGGCCACGGCCAATGTGGATCCCCAGACGGATGGCCTCATCCAGACCACCATTCGCAACAAGTTCAAGGACTGCACTGTCCTGACGATAGCCCATCGCCTGAACACAATTATGGACTCGGACAAGGTTATGGTTCTGGATGCTGGCAGAGTGGTGGAGTTCGGATCCCCCTACAAGCTCTTGACCGAGTCCGAGAGTAAAGTGTTCCATGGCATGGTTATGCAGACGGGAAAATCCAGTTTCGAGCATTTACTTAAGGTGGCACAGGAT GCCCAGAAAAGCATCGTCTAA